In Candidatus Cloacimonadota bacterium, a single window of DNA contains:
- a CDS encoding DUF2089 domain-containing protein — protein sequence MEMTACPLCEGELLVKEFHCPACGVSFRGNFAQSWISGLNQEQLEFIKLFVVVQGSIREMEKRLGISYPTVKNRLAEIIRQISKDEPMEQDYSDIMGDLDQGFISVEEALQMIQTRRKQ from the coding sequence ATGGAAATGACAGCCTGCCCCCTCTGCGAAGGGGAACTTTTGGTGAAAGAATTCCACTGTCCCGCCTGTGGCGTGAGTTTCAGGGGTAATTTTGCCCAAAGCTGGATCTCTGGATTGAACCAGGAGCAGTTGGAATTCATCAAGCTTTTTGTGGTGGTCCAGGGCAGCATCCGCGAGATGGAAAAGCGCCTGGGAATTTCCTACCCCACAGTTAAAAACCGCCTTGCCGAGATAATCCGTCAAATTTCCAAAGACGAGCCCATGGAGCAGGATTACAGCGACATCATGGGAGACCTCGACCAAGGCTTCATCAGCGTTGAGGAAGCGCTCCAAATGATTCAAACAAGGAGAAAGCAATGA